One genomic window of Cannabis sativa cultivar Pink pepper isolate KNU-18-1 chromosome 2, ASM2916894v1, whole genome shotgun sequence includes the following:
- the LOC115720733 gene encoding (+)-neomenthol dehydrogenase isoform X2, with the protein MATQLSQRYAVVTGANKGIGYEIVKQLSSEGVCVVLTARDEKRGREATSKLHQLGLSSDSLLFHQLDVSDPLSVQALAQFITQKFGRLDILVNNAGVSGSVVDDEALRAMNIDPVDWLSGKVANLVQSVIKQPYEKAEECLNINYYGVKRVTEALLPLLKLSPSGARIVNVSSLRSELKRVPSENIRKELGDLENLSEEKVDEILKKFLHDAKENGLEANGWPVMLPAYSISKVTVNAYTRVLARKYPDMYINCVHPGFVNTDINWHTGTLTVEEGSKGPVMLALLPDGGPTGCYFDQTQVAMF; encoded by the exons ATGGCAACTCAGTTATCACAAAG gtATGCAGTGGTTACAGGAGCAAACAAGGGGATAGGATATGAGATAGTGAAGCAGCTGAGCTCAGAAGGAGTGTGTGTGGTTTTAACTGCTAGAGATGAGAAAAGAGGAAGAGAGGCTACCTCAAAGCTGCATCAGTTAGGTCTCAGCTCAGACTCTCTTCTTTTTCATCAACTTGATGTTTCAGATCCTCTTAGTGTCCAGGCCTTGGCTCAATTCATTACCCAAAAATTTGGCAGACTTGATATCTTG GTTAATA atgcTGGAGTCTCTGGAAGTGTAGTTGATGATGAAGCCTTGAGGGCAATGAACATAGATCCTGTAGATTGG CTATCAGGGAAGGTGGCCAACTTGGTTCAAAGTGTGATTAAACAACCATATGAGAAGGCAGAAGAATGTTTGAATATCAATTACTATGGTGTGAAGAGAGTCACAGAAGCTCTACTCCCTCTCTTGAAGCTTTCTCCTTCAGGAGCAAGGATAGTCAACGTGTCCTCTCTAAGAAGTGAGCTAAAG AGAGTGCCAAGTGAGAACATAAGGAAAGAACTTGGGGATTTGGAGAATTTAAGTGAAGAGAAAGTGGATGAGATTTTGAAAAAGTTTCTGCATGATGCAAAAGAAAATGGGCTTGAAGCAAATGGTTGGCCAGTGATGTTGCCAGCTTATAGTATTTCTAAGGTTACAGTAAATGCTTACACAAGAGTATTGGCCAGAAAGTACCCTGACATGTACATCAACTGTGTGCACCCTGGCTTTGTTAATACAGATATTAATTGGCACACAGGAACATTAACTGTTGAAGAAGGGAGCAAAGGTCCAGTCATGTTGGCCCTTTTACCAGATGGAGGCCCTACTGGTTGCTATTTTGACCAAACCCAAGTGGCAATGTTCTGA
- the LOC115721145 gene encoding uncharacterized protein LOC115721145, whose translation MKNIPVVLMGCGGVGRQLLQHIVTCRSLHASQGIRLRVVGVCDSKSLVVAPDVFSMELSDNLLLEVCRVKLDSSSSLLTLNGSGECQVYSNPELTKKIIDIAALLGKSTGLALVDCSASSETIGVLNRVVDMGCCAVLANKKPLTCKMEDYDKLVSHPRFIRHESTVGAGLPVIATINRLLSSGDPVHRIIGSLSGTLGYVMSEVEDGKPFSQVVKSAKSLGYTEPDPRDDLSGMDVARKALILARLLGQHLNLDSIKIESLYPEEMGPGVMSVEEFLGGGVSLLDKDFQERVHKASSKGNVLRYVCVIEGSRCEVGIQELPKDSALGRLKGSDNVLEVYSRCYPEQPLVIQGAGAGNDTTATGVLADILDLQDLFP comes from the exons ATGAAGAACATCCCCGTGGTTCTGATGGGCTGTGGAGGAGTTGGCCGCCAACTCCTCCAACACATTGTAACATGCCGATCCCTTCACGCCAGCCAG GGAATCCGGTTGAGAGTTGTAGGAGTTTGTGATAGTAAATCTTTAGTTGTTGCTCCTGATGTTTTCAGCATGGAGTTAAGTGATAATCTTTTGTTGGAGGTTTGCCGGGTCAAGTtggattcttcttcttctctgttGACTCTTAATGGTTCTG GTGAATGCCAGGTATATTCGAAtcccgaattgaccaagaaaattATTGACATTGCAGCTCTCTTGGGTAAATCAACAG GTTTGGCTCTTGTTGATTGCTCTGCCAGTTCAGAGACTATTGGAGTGCTAAATCGAGTGGTAGATATGGGATGTTGTGCTGTTTTAGCAAATAAGAAGCCTCTTACTTGTAAAATG GAGGATTACGACAAGCTTGTTTCACATCCTCGGTTCATTCGGCACGAGTCAACT GTTGGTGCTGGCCTTCCTGTCATAGCGACCATAAATCGCTTACTTTCATCTGGCGATCCAGTGCACCGTATTATTGGGAGTTTGAGTG GCACACTGGGATATGTCATGTCCGAAGTTGAAGATGGAAAGCCCTTTAGCCAAGTTGTTAAATCTGCTAAAAGCCTGGGCTACACTGAACCAG ATCCGCGCGACGACCTTAGCGGGATGGATGTGGCAAGAAAG GCTTTAATTCTTGCTAGACTTCTTGGCCAACATCTGAACTTGGATAGTATAAAG ATTGAGAGCTTGTACCCAGAGGAAATGGGGCCTGGTGTGATGTCCGTTGAAGAATTTCTGGGCGGTGGGGTTTCATTGCTAGATAAAGATTTTCAAGAAAGAGTACACAAGGCTTCATCGAAAGGAAATGTGCTGCGTTATGTCTGTGTGATTGAGGGCTcaag ATGTGAAGTTGGCATTCAAGAGCTTCCAAAGGATTCTGCTTTGGGAAGACTTAAAGGAAGTGACAATGTG TTGGAGGTATACAGCCGCTGCTATCCCGAACAACCATTGGTTATTCAAGGCGCTGGAGCTGGGAATGACACTACTGCAACTGGTGTCCTTGCTGATATCCTTGATCTTCAGGATTTATTTCCATAA
- the LOC115720733 gene encoding (+)-neomenthol dehydrogenase isoform X1, with translation MATQLSQRYAVVTGANKGIGYEIVKQLSSEGVCVVLTARDEKRGREATSKLHQLGLSSDSLLFHQLDVSDPLSVQALAQFITQKFGRLDILVNNAGVSGSVVDDEALRAMNIDPVDWLSGKVANLVQSVIKQPYEKAEECLNINYYGVKRVTEALLPLLKLSPSGARIVNVSSLRSELKRVPSENIRKELGDLENLSEEKVDEILKKFLHDAKENGLEANGWPVMLPAYSISKVTVNAYTRVLARKYPDMYINCVHPGFVNTDINWHTGTLTVEEGSKGPVMLALLPDGGPTGCYFDQTQVAMF, from the exons ATGGCAACTCAGTTATCACAAAG gtATGCAGTGGTTACAGGAGCAAACAAGGGGATAGGATATGAGATAGTGAAGCAGCTGAGCTCAGAAGGAGTGTGTGTGGTTTTAACTGCTAGAGATGAGAAAAGAGGAAGAGAGGCTACCTCAAAGCTGCATCAGTTAGGTCTCAGCTCAGACTCTCTTCTTTTTCATCAACTTGATGTTTCAGATCCTCTTAGTGTCCAGGCCTTGGCTCAATTCATTACCCAAAAATTTGGCAGACTTGATATCTTGGTAAATA atgcTGGAGTCTCTGGAAGTGTAGTTGATGATGAAGCCTTGAGGGCAATGAACATAGATCCTGTAGATTGG CTATCAGGGAAGGTGGCCAACTTGGTTCAAAGTGTGATTAAACAACCATATGAGAAGGCAGAAGAATGTTTGAATATCAATTACTATGGTGTGAAGAGAGTCACAGAAGCTCTACTCCCTCTCTTGAAGCTTTCTCCTTCAGGAGCAAGGATAGTCAACGTGTCCTCTCTAAGAAGTGAGCTAAAG AGAGTGCCAAGTGAGAACATAAGGAAAGAACTTGGGGATTTGGAGAATTTAAGTGAAGAGAAAGTGGATGAGATTTTGAAAAAGTTTCTGCATGATGCAAAAGAAAATGGGCTTGAAGCAAATGGTTGGCCAGTGATGTTGCCAGCTTATAGTATTTCTAAGGTTACAGTAAATGCTTACACAAGAGTATTGGCCAGAAAGTACCCTGACATGTACATCAACTGTGTGCACCCTGGCTTTGTTAATACAGATATTAATTGGCACACAGGAACATTAACTGTTGAAGAAGGGAGCAAAGGTCCAGTCATGTTGGCCCTTTTACCAGATGGAGGCCCTACTGGTTGCTATTTTGACCAAACCCAAGTGGCAATGTTCTGA